In Halosimplex halophilum, the genomic stretch ATACCTGCTCGACGACCCCGACGCGACCGGGGTCGTCGTCGGCGACGAGTCGCTGCTGGAGCGCGTTCAGGAAGTCGAGGACGACCTCGACCTGTCCTTCTCGGTCGTGATGGACGAGACCGCTCCGGACGGCCCGGCCGCCGACCGCGGCGACGCGCTGACGCTGGCCGAACTCCACGAGCGCGGCGAGGAGGCGTTCGACCGCGAGGCCTACGAGGGGTGGATCGACGAGCGCGACCCCGACGACCTCGCGAGCATCATCTACACCTCCGGGACCACGGGCCAGCCGAAGGGCGTCCGGCTCACCCACCGCAACTTCCGGGCGAACGTCAACCAGTGTCGCAAGCGCATGGGTCCGCGCCCCGACAAGGGGGAGACGCCGGTCCTCGACGAGAACTCGCGGACCATCTCCTTTCTCCCGCTCGCGCACGTCTTCGAGCGGCTGTCCGGCCACTTCCTCATGTTCGCCTCCGGGGCGACCGTCGGCTACGCCGAGAGCCCGGACACGCTGCCCGAGGACCTGCAGCTGCTGAGCCCGACGACCGGCGCGAGCGTCCCCCGGGTCTACGAGCGGATCTTCGACAACATGCGCGAGCAGGCCAGCGACTCGGCGGCCAAAGAGCGGATCTTCGAGTGGGCCGTCGGGGTCGCCCGCGACTACGCCCGCGCCGACGACCCCGGCGTCGCCCTCCGGGCCAGGCGCGCGGTCGCCGACCGGCTGGTGTACTCGACGGTCCGCGAGCGCATGGGCGGCGAGGTGGAGTTCCTCGTCAGCGGCGGCGGCAGCCTCAGCCGGGAACTCGCCGAGATGTTCCTCGGGATGGGAATCCCGGTCGTCGAGGGGTACGGCCTGACCGAGACGGCGCCGGTCCTCTCGGTGAACCCCCCCGAGGCGATCCGGCCGGGGACGATGGGCCCGCCGGTGACCGACGTGGACGCCCGCGTCGACGAGTCGGCGGTCGGCGACGACCAGTTCCCCGAGGCGGAGGGGCCGGTCGGCGAACTCGAAGTGACCGGCCCGAACGTCACCGACGGCTACTGGAACGCCGAGGCCGAGACCGACGCGGCGTTCACCGAGGACGGGTACTTCCTGACCGGCGACATCGTCGAGATCACCCCGGAGGGGTACCTCCGCTACAAGGACCGGCTGAAACAGCTGATCGTCCTCTCGACGGGGAAGAACGTCGCGCCCGGCCCCATCGAGGACCGGTTCGCGACGAGCGACCGGATCGACCAGGTGATGGTCGTCGGCGACGAGCGGAAGTTCGTCGGCGCAATCGTCGTCCCGAACTTCGAGGCGGTCCGGCGGTGGGCCGACCGCGAGGGGGTCGACCTGCCCGCCGACGACGAGGCGCTGTGTCGCGACGAGCGCGTCCGCGAGTGGGTCGGCGAGGCAATCGAGGAGGTCAACGCCGAGCTGGAACGCGTCGAGCGGATCAAGGCCTTCGAGCTCGTCTCCCGCGAGTGGACCGCCGAGAACGACCTGCTGACCCCCTCGATGAAGAAGAAACGGCGGAACATCCGGTCGGTCCACGACGACGCCATCGAGCGGATCTACGAGGAGCGCGCCGCCCCGGTCGCCGAGTGACCCGACACGATACCGGGGTCGAACCTGTCACGCGACCGAGTGCGGCGGTCGGATGACGTAATGGCTTTGGCGGGTGACTCCGCAGGGGTCGACATGGCACCAAGCGGCGGGCGATACGACGCGATCGTTCTCGGAGTCGGGGGCGTCGGGAGCGCGGCGACGTACCACCTCGCCCGCCGCGGCGCCGCGGTCCTGGGCCTCGAACGCTTCGACGTGCCCCACGGCCGGGGCTCCTCCCACGGGCGGACGCGACTGTTACAGCGGTTGCTCGACGGCGACCCGGCGACGATGGCGCTGGCCGACCGGGCCCACGAGGCCTGGCGCGACCTCGAAGCGGAGACGGGCCGCGACCTGCTGACGGGGACGGGGTCGCTGGCAGTCGCCGTCGGCGGCGACGACCCCGTCGCGAGCGCCCGCCGCGCCTGCGAGCGCCACGGCCTCGCCCACGAGTCGCTGTCCGGCGCCGAGCTGGCCGAGCGGTTCCCCGGCTACGACTTCCCGGACGACGCCGAGGCGCTCTACCAGCCCGACGGCGCCGTCGTCGCCTCGGAACGCGGCGTCGTCGCGCACGTCGCCGCGGCGCTCGACGCGGGCGCCACAGTCCGGGCCCGCGAGCGAGTCGTCGACTGGACGACCGTCGACGGCGGCGTCCGCGTCGACACCGACCGCGACACCTACCGCGCGGACCGGCTGGTCGTCACGGCGGGCGCCTGGGCGGCCCGGGCGGTCGACGCCCTCGACGGTCTCCTCGAACCCTGCCGTCACGCGACCGCGTGGTTCGCGCCGAGCGGCGGCCGGTCGGCCTCGCTCGCGGCCGGGCGATCGGAGGGGGCTGCCAGTGACCCGCTCCCCCCGTTCGTCGCAACCGTCGACGGGGAGAACTACTACGGTCTCCCCGGCCGCTCGCTCCCGGGGATGAAGTTCGGTCGGGCGGACTTCCGTCCGACCGCGCCGGACGCGCTCTCCGAGCCGACACAGGCCGACGAGCGACCGCTGCGGGCGTTCGCCGAGGCGCACGTCCCCGGCGCCGCCGGGCCGACGCTGCGGCTCTCGACCGGCCTCGTGACGAACTCGCCGGACGGGCGGTTCGTCCTCGACACGCTCGCGAACGGGCGCGTCGCGGTCGCCGCCGGGCTGTCCGGTCGCGGGTACAAGTTCGCGCCCGCGCTCGGCGAGGTCCTGGCGGACCTGGCGCTTGACGGCGGGACCGACTTCGACATCTCGGAGTACGCGCTCGACCGCTTCGACTGATCACTCGTCGGTCGCTGGCGGTTCTTCGCCGTCTCCCGTCAGAGGGTCGTCGGCCGGTCGGTCGCCACCGGACGGCGCTGTCTCCGACCCCTCGCCGTGACCGTCGACGGGGCCGAGCACGTCCCCGTCGCAGTCGTCCGGGCGGAACTCGTAGCGGGTCCCGCCGTCGAGGACGACGAACGTCCCCGAGTCGGTGTCCTCGACGACCCGCCGATCGGAGTCGATGGCCACGTCGACCAGGCCCGCCAGCGAGTCGACGGTGACGACGCGGTCGTCGCCGGCGGGCGGGACCCGACCCGTCGAGATCCACTCCGCGAAGGAGTCGCGGTCACGGGCCAGCTCCATCGCCGCCCGCGTCTCCGGGTCCACGTCGAGCCGCCCGGCCCGGTCGAGGTACGCGACGAGGCCGACGCCGACGAGTCCGAGCAGCGCCGCGAGCAGCCCGCCGTAGCGGGCCACCGGGTCCGGTTCGACGGGGACGGCGACCCGTTCGGTGACGGGTTCGCGCCGCTGGCCGGCGCTCGTCGCACTGACGGCGTAGGAGTCCCCTCGCGGCGTCACTTCGAGCGTGGCCGTCCGCTCGCGGTCGAACCGCTCCCCGGCCACGGTCGCCGAGACCGTCGTGTCGGCGACCAGCCGGACCTGGAGCTCCCCGCGCGAGGAGCCGAGCTCCCGGCGCACTCGCTCGGCCAGCTCGGACTGGGCGGTGACGTTGAACTCGTAGGGGACGGCGAACTCGTCCCCGGGCGACAGCGACGCGGTCCGTTCGGAGGCGACCCGCTCGCTCACCCGCCAGAGGACGCTCTTGTCCTCGCCGACGGTGACGGCCCGGACGACGAGTCGCAGGTCCGTCTGCACGGTCGCCGGCTCGGCGTCGCCGCTGTGGCGGAAGACGTACGAGCCGTTGAGCGCCGGCGTCACCGACGAGAAGTAGACCGAGCGGTTGTGCAGGACCGCGCCGGCGTCGAAGGCGCGGGTGTCCCGCTGGACGACGGCGCCGTGGCGCAGTTCCCCCTCGGTGGTCCAGGTGCCGACCGTCCGCTGTTCGGTCGCGGTGTCCGGCCCGGTGAACGTCTGGGCGGCGACGAAGCCGCCGAGCGCCGCAGTCAGGAGGAGCGCCCCGAGGACGATACCGCGTCTGGCGGCCACGGCGTATCTCAGCCGTTCGAGTCCCGACGGGCGATCACTCGGGCGCATACCTCTCGATCACTGACCTCCAATGTAAAACCGGTGCCCTCCGATGCAGCGTCTTGGAGCGTCCCGGTCGATTCTCAACGGGGTCCGCCTGGGTCGGCTAAACTGGCTCATCCGGTCGTGAACGTGTCCTCGATCTGGTCGCCGGTATCCGTACGAGTGAACGTGACCGTGTACGTCTTCCCGGTTTCGAGGATCTCGTAGCTCCCCGCCGAGACGACGATCTGCTCGCCCGCGTAGTCTTCCGGCTGTACCTGATAGACGATCGCCGACCCGGAAGCCCAGATCTCGTCCGAACCGGCGGCGCCCTGTTCTACCCGGATGTCGGGTTCCCACAGCGTCTCGTCGTAGTTCACCCCGTCGTCTCGCGGATCGCTGAGGTCGATCTCCACGTTTTCGTATGACTCTATCTTCGAACCCGGCGTGAAACTGAACGTCTGCCGGTTGGACCCGGAGATATCACTCGCGCTTGCCTGCGTAAACGGGGCCCCGTCTCCCTCATCACCCGTTATCTCGAACTGTGTCGTCCCTGTCTCGCCCGTGTCCTCCCTGGTGAACGTCACGTCGTACGGACCGCCGTTGCCGTCGGTGGCGTAACTCCCGACCGAGAGTTCGATCGTGTCCCCCTTCTTGTCCTGTGACGAGACCTGGTACACGATGCTGTCACCGTTGGCCCAGACCGACCCCGACCCGGATTCGATCCGGATGTCCTCGTTCCAGAGCGTCTGGTCGTAGTCGACGCCGTTGCCTCGCGGGTCACTCAGGTTGATCGAGACCTGTTCGTTCGGTTTCCGATTCCCCGCGAGGACGAAGCTGAACGTCTGTCGTTCCTCTCCCGGCTGCACGTACGGAGATACGTCTTCCGCGTAGATGGAATCGAATCCGGAGCCTGAGCCACCCCCACCGCCGCTACCGTTCCCGGGACAATTCCGCTGGATAGCGAACGTATATGCGGCATCCTGAACTGCGACCGACTGACCGTCGGCGGACGTGACGGTTACGGTCACCTCCGTCGAGCCCCCGCCGCTGTTGCCGTCGCAGGACACCGAGTACGTGGTCGCGCCACCGTTGGCACTCACCGTGGTCGCGAACCCGTTTTCCTCTTTGAGTCCCGAACCGGGGTCGACACTCACGTCCAGCGACAGCGCCTCGTCGAAGTTGTTCCGCAGCCGGAGGATGTCGGTCGCCTGGTTCTTCTTGTCGACCGTGTTCCCGAGGTTCTCGACCTCCAGAAACGCCGTCTGCCCGTCACCGGCCACGTCGACGGTGACGCCCCGGCCGGCCTCGACGGACTCGAACGCCGACGACCCCAGCCCCATCGCGACCGCGCCGCTCCCGAGACAGGCCAGCGCCGCCCGCCGCGTCAACTTCTCACCCATGCTGTCACCCTGTCGACCGCCCACCGACCGCGCTACGGCGTCGGACCCACGGCCGACACCGCCCGGTAGTTACCCGTCAGTAGAGTGATTGTTAGTTAAATGTTTTTCGTTGCCGGTCGATCTCAGAATGCCCGATTACCGGGGGTATAGAGCCTTTCGGGCGTTCTCTCGCTCTGAAGAAGCCCATTTGAGACACAAGCTATTTATTTGAGAACAATATGGTACGTAGTAACCGCCTTTCAGGTGGGTGTGTGAAAAATGAAAATGAATCGACGGCAAGCACTGATCGGTATCGGGTCACTGGCTGTGGGTAGCGGCGCCGCGCTGGGGAGCGGGGCATTCACGAGTGTTGAGGCGGATCGGACTGTCGACGTCACGCTCGCGGACGACAGCGCCGCGTTGCTCGGGATCGCTCCGGCAGGTCCCTACACTTCGGACAGTTCCGCAAGCAGCGAGAACGCTGTTACGCTCGACATCGGCGCCGGTGCGTCGGTCGCAGATGGATTGAATGACGACGCGGTTACGGAACTGGGCAACGTGATCCAGCTGACGAACAACGCCGAAGCGGCTGGAGACGGAACCGCCCCTGGTGTGACCGTCGATTTCCTGGATAGCAGCGACACCGAAACCGATACAGTAGCGGTTGGCACTTCCTCGGCGTCGAACGAAACGAACGCGGTAGTCGAGTTGACCGCTCCTGGGTCGGCCATCGGCGATGGGAACTCGAAGTATGCGACCGCGACCGTCTACACGGGTACCGAGGCAGACAACTACAGTGGGGACACCGTGGGTTCGGACGGTTCGGTAACCATCGTCGCCAGTACGTAGTAACACTCGGTTACGTGATCGGGGGACTGAGACACCCCGGTCGACGTAGATCCGGGAACGAAGTCGAACGCTGCAGAATGCTCGTCAACCCCGGCGAGTAATCTGGTTACAGATGTGAAAAGGTCACTGGTGGTCGCTGGAGTGTTTTTCGTAGTATTATCTGCGACTTTCAGTACGGCAGCGTTCACCGGTAGCGACGAGGCCGTCGACGGCGTCTTCCTCGACCCGGCGAACACCACGAACGGCGACGCCTACGCCGAAATAAACGATCAGGGCCAGCTCCGTATCGAACTGACGGACCTCAACCCCCAGGCGACGACGACGGTCGACGACGTGTTCACGATCTCGTCGACGAACCACCGGAGCCGGGTCTGGATCGAACACGACGCGGGGTCGGACGTGACCTTCTACCGCTCGGACACGGGCACCCCGATCGGGGGTTCCGGCGACCGGGTCGTCCTGGGCGAGAACGAGACGGTTCCCGTCGGACTGCGGATCGACGCCGGGAGCGAATCGGTCGTCCTCACTCAGATCACCGTCCACGCGGAGATCAGACCGACGGCCACCGCGAGCCCGACGACCGTCGCGGCCGGTCCCGGACAGTCGACTCCGGCGCCGACGCCCGAACCGACGCCGGTCCCGACCGCGCCGCCGACGACGACCGCGACTCCGACCACGGAGCAACCGACGACCACGGCGGCACCGACGACGGACGGTCCGACTTCGACCGACGGCGGTTCGACCTCGACAGACGACGGTTCGACGCCGACCGACGACGGCGGCTCGACGCCCGATGGGACGACTGCGCCGCCCGAGACGACGGTGCCACCGACCACCGCACCGCCCACGACCGCGCCGCCGACCACGAGTCCGCCGCCGACGACCGCACCGGCCACGACGGCCCCGCCGGACGACGAGTCGCCGACCCCGACGGCGTCGACGCCGACGACCGAGCCCGACGAGGGGTCGCCGACCGCCACGGCGCCGCCGGTGACGACCGCGCCCCGGCAGGAAGCGCCCGGAACGACGGCCGACCCCGGCGTGACGGTGTCGACGCCGGACGGCGACACGGAGATCGGCGGGC encodes the following:
- a CDS encoding AMP-dependent synthetase/ligase, whose product is MDAPEPAGQWWAAEQTYTDEVVGTDTLAAMFEAAADRYGSAPAQRYKGGVYDRSLAPDVIPAAPDGEYADISYGEMRSVVRRLAAGFREFGLEAGDRVAIFAETRMEWALADFAVLAAGGTVTTVYTDSSPKQVRYLLDDPDATGVVVGDESLLERVQEVEDDLDLSFSVVMDETAPDGPAADRGDALTLAELHERGEEAFDREAYEGWIDERDPDDLASIIYTSGTTGQPKGVRLTHRNFRANVNQCRKRMGPRPDKGETPVLDENSRTISFLPLAHVFERLSGHFLMFASGATVGYAESPDTLPEDLQLLSPTTGASVPRVYERIFDNMREQASDSAAKERIFEWAVGVARDYARADDPGVALRARRAVADRLVYSTVRERMGGEVEFLVSGGGSLSRELAEMFLGMGIPVVEGYGLTETAPVLSVNPPEAIRPGTMGPPVTDVDARVDESAVGDDQFPEAEGPVGELEVTGPNVTDGYWNAEAETDAAFTEDGYFLTGDIVEITPEGYLRYKDRLKQLIVLSTGKNVAPGPIEDRFATSDRIDQVMVVGDERKFVGAIVVPNFEAVRRWADREGVDLPADDEALCRDERVREWVGEAIEEVNAELERVERIKAFELVSREWTAENDLLTPSMKKKRRNIRSVHDDAIERIYEERAAPVAE
- the solA gene encoding N-methyl-L-tryptophan oxidase; translation: MAPSGGRYDAIVLGVGGVGSAATYHLARRGAAVLGLERFDVPHGRGSSHGRTRLLQRLLDGDPATMALADRAHEAWRDLEAETGRDLLTGTGSLAVAVGGDDPVASARRACERHGLAHESLSGAELAERFPGYDFPDDAEALYQPDGAVVASERGVVAHVAAALDAGATVRARERVVDWTTVDGGVRVDTDRDTYRADRLVVTAGAWAARAVDALDGLLEPCRHATAWFAPSGGRSASLAAGRSEGAASDPLPPFVATVDGENYYGLPGRSLPGMKFGRADFRPTAPDALSEPTQADERPLRAFAEAHVPGAAGPTLRLSTGLVTNSPDGRFVLDTLANGRVAVAAGLSGRGYKFAPALGEVLADLALDGGTDFDISEYALDRFD
- a CDS encoding DUF5305 domain-containing protein, encoding MRPSDRPSGLERLRYAVAARRGIVLGALLLTAALGGFVAAQTFTGPDTATEQRTVGTWTTEGELRHGAVVQRDTRAFDAGAVLHNRSVYFSSVTPALNGSYVFRHSGDAEPATVQTDLRLVVRAVTVGEDKSVLWRVSERVASERTASLSPGDEFAVPYEFNVTAQSELAERVRRELGSSRGELQVRLVADTTVSATVAGERFDRERTATLEVTPRGDSYAVSATSAGQRREPVTERVAVPVEPDPVARYGGLLAALLGLVGVGLVAYLDRAGRLDVDPETRAAMELARDRDSFAEWISTGRVPPAGDDRVVTVDSLAGLVDVAIDSDRRVVEDTDSGTFVVLDGGTRYEFRPDDCDGDVLGPVDGHGEGSETAPSGGDRPADDPLTGDGEEPPATDE